In Odocoileus virginianus isolate 20LAN1187 ecotype Illinois chromosome 5, Ovbor_1.2, whole genome shotgun sequence, a single window of DNA contains:
- the C5H1orf216 gene encoding UPF0500 protein C1orf216 homolog: MFAIQPGVAEGGQFLGGPPPGACPPELQPDSNSNFMTSAKDANENWHGMPGQVEPVLTRSSSDLPSDNQDFQAPGLPEGEVRSPPEGAEIPGAGPEKTGGASTVCSPLEDNGYASSSLSVDSPSCSPESACGTPPGPPDHLLPSVAQAVQQLQAQERYKEQEKEKHHVHLVMYRRLALLQWIRGLQHQLVDQQARLQESFDTILDNRKELIRCLQQRAVPSRPQDQD, encoded by the coding sequence ATGTTCGCCATCCAGCCAGGGGTAGCTGAGGGGGGTCAGTTCCTGGGGGGCCCACCTCCTGGAGCATGTCCACCCGAACTTCAACCAGACAGCAACTCCAACTTCATGACGAGTGCCAAGGATGCCAATGAGAATTGGCACGGGATGCCAGGCCAAGTGGAGCCCGTACTAACGAGGAGCTCCTCTGACTTGCCCTCTGACAACCAGGATTTCCAGGCTCCTGGACTCCCTGAGGGGGAGGTCCGCAGCCCGCCGGAGGGGGCAGAGATTCCTGGAGCTGGGCCTGAGAAGACGGGAGGTGCCAGCACAGTCTGCTCCCCTCTGGAGGACAACGGCTATGCCAGCAGCTCCCTGAGCGTTGACAGCCCTAGCTGCAGCCCTGAGTCTGCCTGTGGGACCCCTCCTGGCCCTCCAGACCACCTTCTGCCCTCAGTGGCCCAGGCCGTGCAGCAGCTGCAGGCTCAAGAGCGCTACaaagagcaggagaaggagaagcaCCACGTGCACTTGGTGATGTACCGTCGCCTGGCCCTGCTCCAGTGGATCCGGGGCCTGCAGCACCAGTTGGTTGACCAGCAGGCCCGTCTGCAGGAGAGCTTTGACACCATTTTAGACAACCGGAAGGAGCTTATCCGCTGTCTCCAACAGAGGGCAGTACCATCCAGGCCCCAGGACCAAGACTAA